AATCAACAAAGCCGAAGGCGATAAACAAGCCCGCATCCTGCGGGCGGAAGGCGAGGCGGAAGCCCGCATCTGCGTTGCGAAAGCGGAAGCGGAAGCGCTCTCTAAGATCACCCAGGCCATCGCGGCCAGCGGCGGCAATCCCTCCAGCTATCTGATCGCCGTGCGCTACATCGATGCCCTCAAGGAGATGGTCTCCGGCAAGGACAACAAAGTAGTCTACATTCCCTTCGAAGCCACCGGCGTGCTGGGTTCTCTCGGCGGCATCAAAGAGATGTTGACGGGAATCAATCCACCTTCATGATCCATCTCATTCATCCGGCGAATTTCGACGAGGGCGGCGTTCAACCGCCCTCGATTCGTTTCACGGGTGGAATTTCTCTGCATAAACGGCTATTTTTTCTTTTGTATTATAAAAAATCATAAAAAACTAAAAACCAATGGAGGTTTATCTTTCATGCTGCGATTCAATTTCATCAGAACCATCATTGCCGTACTAATTCTCATGGGATGCCTAGGTCGAATTTCCTATGGCGAGGAAAAGGAATTCAAGCCCGATCGTTATGAAAAGGACATTCTCGCTTTCGAAGAAAAAGACCGCATCGATCCTCCGCCCCAAAACGCCATTCTTTTCGTTGGCAGTTCCAGCATCAGGTTGTGGGATTTGAAAAAGTACTTTCCCCATCTTAAAACTATCAACCGGGGCTTCGGCGGCTCTCACCTTTCCGATTCCCTCTTCTACGCCGACCGCATCGTCCTGCCTTATAAGCCGAAAATCGTCGTCCTCTACGCCGGAGACAACGATCTCAACGACGGCAAAACGCCGAATCAGGTATTCGTCGATTACTGCAATTTCGTCCGCAAAGTGCTCGAGGCGCTGCCGCAAACTAAAATTATCTACATCCCCGTCAAACCCAGCATCAAGCGCTGGGCGTTAAAAGATAAAATTTTTCAACTCAACAATTTGGTTATAGGCTTCAACCGCCAAGACGAAAGATTGTTCTATGCGGATATCTATACTCCCATGCTGGGGAAAGACGGAAATCCGCGTCCGGAATTGTTTGTGGAAGATAACCTGCACATTAACGACGAAGGCTACAAATTATGGACATCGATCCTTCAGCCATACCTCGTATCCGCCAAGGAGACAAAGAAGTGACTGGGAGACTCCCAGTCTCCCAGTCTTAAATCTCTTCCCGTAGTTGATAAAAGAAATAAATCGTTAGAGAAAAACAAACGAGATTCGGCGCCCATGCGCTGAGCCAAGCGGGCATTGCGCCG
The Candidatus Omnitrophota bacterium DNA segment above includes these coding regions:
- a CDS encoding SGNH/GDSL hydrolase family protein produces the protein MLRFNFIRTIIAVLILMGCLGRISYGEEKEFKPDRYEKDILAFEEKDRIDPPPQNAILFVGSSSIRLWDLKKYFPHLKTINRGFGGSHLSDSLFYADRIVLPYKPKIVVLYAGDNDLNDGKTPNQVFVDYCNFVRKVLEALPQTKIIYIPVKPSIKRWALKDKIFQLNNLVIGFNRQDERLFYADIYTPMLGKDGNPRPELFVEDNLHINDEGYKLWTSILQPYLVSAKETKK